Proteins from one Candidatus Hydrogenedentota bacterium genomic window:
- a CDS encoding WD40 repeat domain-containing protein, with amino-acid sequence MRRHTEDGWEDITNYDVPAARLWDVVTGGKVAFFGHRGSVQSVAFSADGTEVLTGSEDKTARLWDAATGKEKQSFTGHLEEVTCVAFSPDGTKVFTGSRDGAAKLWDAATGAELRTFAGHKDFVQSVAFSKDGSRILVGAGNWRATLWDAATGMEIGASQAFTTDANVAVFSPDGAWVLTGGGFPRTRKLTWTGWVDISESTVATARLWDAATGAEIRTFTGPTGGVNSAAFSPDGTKIVTASRSVRTDVRTDNGWVDAVDTTARLWDTATGAELHVLSGHAAEITSVAFSPDGATVLTGSKDGTARLWDAATGAEIHVYTPPPNRPDGYSGWIKFVAFSPDGTKLLTVAEHGTIVLWDARPKEPRVSE; translated from the coding sequence GTGCGCAGGCATACGGAAGACGGCTGGGAGGATATCACCAACTATGACGTTCCCGCCGCCAGGCTCTGGGATGTGGTCACGGGCGGGAAGGTCGCGTTTTTCGGCCACAGAGGCAGTGTTCAGTCCGTGGCGTTCTCGGCGGACGGCACGGAGGTGCTGACCGGGTCGGAGGACAAAACAGCCAGACTTTGGGACGCGGCCACGGGCAAGGAGAAGCAATCCTTCACCGGTCACCTGGAGGAGGTCACCTGTGTCGCCTTCTCACCGGACGGGACAAAGGTGTTCACGGGCTCGCGGGACGGGGCCGCCAAACTTTGGGACGCGGCCACCGGCGCGGAACTCCGAACATTTGCCGGACACAAAGATTTTGTTCAGTCTGTGGCGTTCTCGAAGGACGGGTCAAGGATACTCGTGGGCGCGGGGAACTGGCGCGCCACACTCTGGGACGCGGCCACCGGCATGGAAATTGGCGCATCGCAGGCCTTCACCACCGATGCCAACGTGGCGGTGTTCTCGCCGGACGGCGCGTGGGTGCTCACGGGCGGCGGGTTTCCGCGCACAAGAAAGCTCACGTGGACCGGATGGGTGGACATCAGCGAAAGCACGGTCGCGACCGCCAGACTGTGGGACGCGGCCACCGGCGCGGAAATCCGCACCTTCACCGGTCCCACGGGCGGGGTGAATTCTGCGGCGTTCTCGCCGGACGGTACAAAGATAGTCACGGCGTCCAGGTCGGTGCGCACGGATGTTCGCACGGACAACGGGTGGGTGGACGCCGTAGACACCACCGCCAGGCTTTGGGACACCGCCACCGGCGCGGAACTCCACGTCCTCTCCGGTCATGCGGCGGAAATCACCTCCGTGGCGTTCTCGCCGGACGGCGCCACGGTGCTCACGGGCTCGAAAGACGGCACTGCCAGATTGTGGGATGCGGCCACCGGCGCGGAAATCCATGTGTATACCCCCCCTCCCAACAGGCCGGACGGGTACTCGGGGTGGATTAAGTTCGTGGCGTTCTCACCGGACGGAACGAAGCTGCTCACCGTGGCCGAACACGGGACCATCGTGCTTTGGGACGCCCGCCCCAAGGAACCGCGCGTATCTGAATAG